One Pseudomonas sp. FP1742 genomic window carries:
- a CDS encoding amidohydrolase has protein sequence MPETPADLILYNGRLHTVDRKKPQASAVAIKDGHFVVVGSDAQAMALQGPGTQIIDLHGRTVIPGLNDSHLHLIRGGLNYNLELRWEGVPSLADALRMLKDQADRTPTPQWVRVVGGWNEFQFAEKRMPTLEELNKAAPDTPVFVLHLYDRALLNRAALKVVGYTRDTPNPPGGEIQRDANGDPTGMLIARPNAMILYSTLAKGPKLPLEYQVNSTRQFMRELNRLGVTSAIDAGGGYQNYPDDYQVIQQLAKEQQLTVRIAYNLFTQKPKEELTDFKNWTSTTHYGQGDDFLRHNGAGEMLVFSAADFEDFLEPRPDLPQTMEQELEPVVRHLVEQRWPFRLHATYNESISRMLDVFEKVNRDIPFNGLPWFFDHAETITPRNIERVKALGGGIAIQDRMAFQGEYFVERYGAKAAEATPPIARMLAEGVPVGAGTDATRVSSYNPWTSLYWLVSGRTVGGLELYPQGLSRDTALELFTHGSAWFSSEQGKKGQIKVGQLADLIALSADYFHIEDEAIKWIESVLTIVDGKIVHGSVEFEKLGPPPIPVVPEWSPVVNVPGHWKPLAPMTAQAHQCVGACAVHAHSHERARLSSAPVSDFQGFWGAFGCSCFAF, from the coding sequence ATGCCTGAAACTCCAGCCGACCTGATCCTATACAACGGACGCCTGCACACCGTCGACCGCAAGAAACCCCAGGCCAGTGCCGTCGCGATCAAGGACGGGCATTTCGTAGTGGTCGGCAGCGATGCCCAGGCCATGGCCCTGCAAGGCCCCGGCACGCAAATCATTGACCTGCATGGACGCACGGTAATTCCCGGCCTCAACGACTCTCACCTGCACTTGATCCGTGGCGGCCTCAATTACAACCTCGAACTGCGCTGGGAAGGCGTGCCATCCCTGGCCGATGCCTTGCGCATGCTCAAGGATCAGGCCGATCGCACACCGACGCCGCAATGGGTGCGGGTGGTCGGTGGCTGGAACGAGTTCCAGTTTGCCGAAAAACGCATGCCGACCCTTGAAGAACTGAACAAGGCCGCGCCGGACACTCCGGTGTTCGTCCTGCACCTCTATGATCGCGCCCTGCTCAACCGTGCCGCGTTGAAAGTGGTCGGCTATACCCGCGACACGCCGAACCCACCAGGCGGCGAGATCCAGCGCGATGCCAATGGCGACCCCACCGGCATGCTGATCGCCCGCCCCAACGCGATGATCCTCTACTCGACCCTGGCCAAGGGGCCGAAGCTGCCACTGGAATATCAGGTCAATTCAACCCGCCAGTTCATGCGCGAACTCAATCGACTGGGCGTCACCAGCGCCATCGATGCCGGCGGCGGTTATCAGAACTACCCGGACGACTATCAAGTCATTCAGCAATTGGCCAAAGAACAACAGCTCACGGTACGCATTGCCTACAACCTGTTCACCCAAAAGCCCAAGGAAGAACTGACCGACTTCAAGAACTGGACCAGCACCACTCATTACGGCCAGGGCGATGACTTCCTGCGGCACAACGGTGCCGGGGAAATGCTGGTGTTCTCGGCAGCGGATTTCGAAGACTTCCTCGAACCACGCCCCGACCTGCCGCAAACCATGGAGCAGGAGCTGGAACCGGTGGTGCGGCATCTGGTGGAGCAGCGCTGGCCCTTCCGTTTGCACGCCACCTACAACGAATCCATCAGCCGCATGCTCGACGTGTTCGAGAAGGTCAACCGGGATATTCCATTCAACGGTTTGCCATGGTTCTTCGATCACGCCGAAACCATCACCCCCCGGAACATCGAACGGGTCAAGGCCCTGGGCGGTGGCATCGCGATTCAGGACCGCATGGCGTTCCAGGGCGAATACTTCGTCGAGCGTTACGGCGCGAAGGCCGCCGAAGCGACACCGCCGATCGCGCGCATGCTCGCCGAAGGCGTGCCGGTGGGCGCCGGCACCGATGCCACGCGCGTCTCCAGCTACAACCCCTGGACCTCGCTGTACTGGCTGGTCAGCGGCCGCACCGTCGGCGGGCTGGAGCTGTACCCACAGGGCTTGAGCCGCGATACCGCACTGGAACTCTTTACCCACGGCAGCGCCTGGTTTTCCTCCGAACAAGGCAAGAAAGGCCAGATCAAGGTCGGGCAACTGGCGGACCTGATTGCGTTGTCGGCGGATTACTTTCACATCGAAGACGAAGCCATAAAGTGGATCGAATCGGTACTGACCATTGTCGACGGCAAGATCGTCCACGGTAGCGTCGAGTTCGAAAAACTGGGGCCACCGCCAATCCCGGTGGTGCCTGAGTGGTCGCCCGTGGTGAATGTACCGGGGCACTGGAAACCCCTGGCG
- a CDS encoding histidine phosphatase family protein — protein MGSIYLIRHGQASFGADDYDVLSPTGIRQAEVLGRHLAELGVSFDRCLSGDLRRQQHTANSALEQYAAVGLPVPTLEIDCAFNEFDADAVIRALLPAMLEDEPDALDILRNAAQNRAEFQRIFALIIERWLAGTYDTPGLESWLGFVERVQAGLHRLLEQADNTQKIAVFTSGGTITALLHLITQMPARQAFELNWQIVNTSLNLLKFRGREVALASFNSHAHLQLLKAPELITFR, from the coding sequence GTGGGCAGCATCTATTTGATTCGACATGGCCAGGCCTCCTTTGGTGCAGACGATTATGACGTTCTGTCGCCGACCGGTATTCGTCAGGCGGAAGTCCTCGGCCGGCACCTGGCCGAACTTGGTGTCAGCTTCGATCGCTGCCTGTCGGGCGACTTGCGCCGTCAGCAACACACGGCCAACAGCGCGCTGGAACAATACGCCGCCGTTGGTTTGCCGGTGCCGACGCTGGAAATCGATTGCGCCTTCAACGAATTCGACGCCGACGCGGTGATCCGCGCCCTGCTGCCGGCCATGCTGGAAGACGAGCCCGATGCGCTGGACATCCTGCGCAACGCCGCGCAAAACCGTGCCGAGTTCCAGCGCATCTTCGCCCTGATCATCGAGCGCTGGCTCGCCGGTACCTACGACACCCCGGGGCTGGAAAGCTGGCTGGGCTTCGTCGAGCGCGTACAGGCCGGTCTGCATCGATTACTCGAACAAGCCGACAACACCCAGAAAATCGCCGTATTCACCTCCGGCGGCACCATCACCGCCCTGCTCCACCTCATTACGCAAATGCCTGCCAGGCAGGCTTTTGAACTGAACTGGCAAATCGTCAACACCTCGCTCAACCTGCTCAAGTTTCGTGGTCGCGAGGTGGCCCTGGCTTCCTTCAACAGTCATGCGCACCTGCAACTGCTGAAGGCCCCGGAACTCATCACGTTTCGCTGA
- a CDS encoding SCP2 sterol-binding domain-containing protein encodes MTSVADVVQAMKAKFNPAAAAGLDLVFGFRIDDTKNFSLVVKNSTCELLEGENPDAQVTLVMDSETLEGIVDGSTDGMQAFMGGKLRAEGDMMLAMKLSELFPG; translated from the coding sequence ATGACCTCCGTAGCTGATGTCGTACAAGCAATGAAAGCCAAGTTCAACCCTGCCGCCGCTGCCGGTCTGGACCTGGTCTTCGGTTTCCGCATCGACGACACCAAGAACTTCTCGCTAGTCGTCAAAAACAGCACCTGCGAATTGCTGGAAGGCGAAAACCCGGACGCCCAGGTGACTCTGGTGATGGACAGCGAAACCCTGGAAGGCATCGTCGACGGTTCGACCGACGGCATGCAAGCGTTCATGGGCGGCAAACTGCGCGCTGAAGGCGACATGATGCTGGCCATGAAACTGTCGGAACTGTTCCCGGGCTAA